ACCCCTGGATCACGGCGGGCGGCGACCCCATCACCGCCCCCAGCAACCGGATCTGGGGCTACGAGACCAACTGGGGCTCGTTCGCCCAGTTCACCCGGGTGCAGGCCCACCAGGTCCTCCCCAAGCCGCCGCACCTCCCCTGGTCCGCCGCCGCCGCGTACATGCTCGTGGGCGCCACCGCCTACCGCATGCTCGCCGGCTGGTCGCCCCACACCGTCCGCGAGGGCGACGTGGTGCTGGTCTGGGGCGCCTCCGGCGGCCTCGGCTGCCAGGCGGTGCAGATCGTCACGGCGATGGGCGGCATCCCGGTCGCGGTCACCTCGAAGCATCATCGCGGCGACTGGGTCAAGGAGCTCGGTGCCGCCGGCTACATCGATCGCGGCGACTTCGACCACTGGGGGCCGATGCCCGACTGGCGCGACGACGCCGCCTACGCCGAGTGGCTGGGCGGGGCCAGGGCCTTCGGCAAGGCGATCTGGGACGTCATCGGCGAGCGCCGCAACCCCCGCATCGTCTTCGAGCATCCCGGCGAGAGCACCATCCCCACCTCGATCTTCGTCTGCGACAACGCCGGCATGGTGGTGATCTGCGCCGGCACCACCGGCTACGAGGCCACCGTCGACCTCCGCTACCTGTGGATGCGCCAGAAGCGCCTCCAGGGCTCGCACTTCTCGAACGACGAGCAGGCGGCGGC
The sequence above is drawn from the Candidatus Dormiibacterota bacterium genome and encodes:
- the ccrA gene encoding crotonyl-CoA carboxylase/reductase is translated as MPALGVVPERMLAQAIRPERFGEPAQAFQCEEIATPRARKGEVLVYVMAAGVNYNNVWAALGRPVDVIKARNRAGEPEPFHIGGSDASGIVWEVGEGVENVKVGDEVVIHCGVWDVNDPWITAGGDPITAPSNRIWGYETNWGSFAQFTRVQAHQVLPKPPHLPWSAAAAYMLVGATAYRMLAGWSPHTVREGDVVLVWGASGGLGCQAVQIVTAMGGIPVAVTSKHHRGDWVKELGAAGYIDRGDFDHWGPMPDWRDDAAYAEWLGGARAFGKAIWDVIGERRNPRIVFEHPGESTIPTSIFVCDNAGMVVICAGTTGYEATVDLRYLWMRQKRLQGSHFSNDEQAAALNRLVWDGKVDPCLSMTLSFDEVGKAHQLMYENRHPRGNMAILVGAKTPEQKDLG